In Helianthus annuus cultivar XRQ/B chromosome 9, HanXRQr2.0-SUNRISE, whole genome shotgun sequence, the following are encoded in one genomic region:
- the LOC110879407 gene encoding putative receptor protein kinase ZmPK1 translates to MESSLSSLLKTGNLVLRDAYQRVPIWTTSTKDSTETAMLRLNNSGNLFIQTRDGKVLWQSFDFPTNTLLPNQPLTKLVSLVSSRSSTNHSSGFYKLFFDNDNVVRLVYSDSRLTGIYWPNPEFRAWESGRNIYGSQRIATMDSSGHFISTDDLVFNTSDAGDQPSRRLTIDFDGNFRAYSLDESRGIWQVTWQAMSEGCKIHGSCGENSTCSNDPVHGRKCSCIPNHRMINLTDWSYGCEPEFKPTSCGNSEYNFLLLPHSDFWGYDSRYMPNTTLSECKQECIKRCSCKGFQFKYDWNKGFSICYPKFLLVNGLRSANFNGSMYLKVPKSVPLSLNNSRDVQGFKLNCSVKTTIQLDRSYDRNHQKESIKFLMLTAYVVGALEIICISYFFYGTRSRLSTQGQGYLQAATGFRRFSYAELKKASKNFSEEIGRGGGGIVYKGVLSDNRVVAIKHLNEFSNRQDEAELLAEISTLGSLNHMNLIEIWGYCAEGKHRLLVYEYMENGSLSQNLQSNKLDWDKRLDIALGTAKGLAYLHEECLEWILHCDVKPHNILLDRDYKPKVADFGLSKLLDRNGTRDLEFTRARGTRGYMAPEWLFVNLPITSKVDVYSYGVVMLEMITGTSQCGGSEGRLDSWVREKIIAAGGKNDWIREVVDSTVDGNYNMSTMGALIKVALRCCEEDKDARPTMSQVVDMLLHVEEDD, encoded by the coding sequence ATGGAAAGTTCTCTAAGCTCCTTGTTGAAAACTGGCAACCTGGTCTTGAGGGATGCGTATCAACGGGTTCCAATATGGACCACAAGCACTAAAGATTCAACAGAAACTGCAATGTTGAGATTGAATAATTCAGGGAACCTTTTTATACAAACTAGAGATGGAAAAGTTCTATGGCAAAGCTTTGACTTCCCAACAAATACCCTTCTTCCAAATCAACCACTGACAAAACTTGTGTCACTTGTTTCTTCAAGAAGTTCAACCAATCATTCTTCTGGTTTCTACAAGCTCTTTTTCGACAACGACAATGTTGTTAGACTTGTATACAGCGACTCTAGATTAACAGGCATCTATTGGCCTAACCCGGAGTTTCGAGCATGGGAATCTGGTAGGAATATATACGGAAGCCAACGGATTGCAACCATGGATTCTTCCGGTCATTTCATCTCAACTGATGATCTAGTCTTCAACACATCAGATGCTGGAGATCAGCCATCAAGAAGGCTGACTATAGACTTTGATGGCAACTTTCGAGCTTATAGTCTAGATGAATCTAGAGGAATTTGGCAAGTTACATGGCAAGCTATGTCTGAAGGATGTAAAATCCATGGAAGTTGCGGAGAAAATAGTACTTGTTCTAATGATCCTGTTCATGGAAGAAAATGCTCTTGCATACCAAATCACAGGATGATCAATCTAACGGATTGGTCGTATGGTTGTGAACCGGAGTTCAAACCGACTTCATGTGGCAATAGCGAGTACAACTTCTTGCTCCTTCCTCATTCTGATTTTTGGGGTTATGATTCTAGATACATGCCAAATACCACTCTAAGTGAATGTAAGCAAGAGTGCATAAAGAGATGCAGTTGCAAAGGGTTCCAGTTCAAGTATGATTGGAacaaaggtttttctatttgTTACCCAAAGTTTCTGTTGGTTAACGGATTACGGTCTGCAAATTTTAATGGTTCCATGTATCTAAAGGTGCCCAAAAGTGTCCCTTTATCTTTGAATAACAGTAGGGATGTTCAGGGATTCAAGTTAAACTGTTCTGTGAAAACCACTATCCAACTTGACAGAAGTTATGATAGAAACCACCAAAAAGAATCCATCAAGTTTCTGATGCTGACTGCATATGTAGTTGGTGCACTGGAGATCATTTGCATAAGTTACTTCTTTTATGGAACGCGTTCACGTTTGAGTACACAAGGACAAGGTTACCTCCAAGCTGCCACAGGATTTAGGAGATTCAGCTATGCAGAGTTAAAAAAAGCGTCAAAAAATTTTAGCGAAGAGATAGGAAGAGGTGGAGGTGGCATTGTGTATAAAGGAGTGTTATCAGACAACCGCGTTGTAGCGATCAAGCATCTTAATGAATTCAGTAACAGGCAAGATGAAGCTGAACTTCTAGCAGAGATAAGTACCCTTGGGAGTCTCAACCACATGAATTTGATAGAGATTTGGGGGTATTGTGCTGAGGGTAAGCATAGGCTTTTGGTGTATGAGTATATGGAGAATGGATCATTGTCTCAGAATTTACAGTCCAATAAGCTGGACTGGGATAAGAGGCTTGATATTGCATTGGGCACTGCAAAAGGGCTTGCTTATCTACATGAAGAATGCTTGGAATGGATTTTGCATTGCGACGTCAAGCCTCATAATATATTGCTAGATCGCGATTACAAGCCAAAGGTGGCAGATTTTGGGCTGTCTAAATTATTGGACAGAAATGGGACTCGCGATTTGGAGTTTACAAGAGCGCGAGGAACAAGAGGTTACATGGCACCGGAATGGTTGTTTGTTAATCTTCCTATAACCTCAAAGGTTGATGTGTATAGCTATGGGGTGGTTATGTTAGAGATGATAACAGGTACCAGTCAATGTGGGGGGTCAGAGGGAAGGCTGGATAGCTGGGTGAGAGAAAAGATTATAGCCGCGGGTGGAAAGAATGATTGGATTCGAGAAGTTGTCGACTCCACAGTCGATGGAAATTACAACATGAGTACAATGGGAGCTCTAATTAAGGTGGCTTTAAGGTGTTGTGAGGAAGATAAGGATGCAAGACCAACCATGAGCCAAGTGGTGGACATGTTGTTGCATGTAGAAGAAGATGATTAA